CCGATGCCAGAGCAGCGTTCCCGCGAGCCAGCTCGCGGCGCCGAGCCCCATGGCGGCCAGATAGAGCGTCGGATGCTGGCGGAAGAGCACCACGAAGATCGCGACCAGGACCACACTCCCCGCGGCAACGAGGGCGTGGCCCACGTGTACCGACACCCCGACGATCCAGGCAAGCCCGCCCAGTCCCGCCAGGAGCGGCGCCGCGTACGGCCAGCGACGCTTCAAGGCGATGGCCCGCTCGAGCCCGATGACCGTGCCCAGAAAGCCGGTCACCATCAGGGGGCCGTGGTGAGGGGGGACGCTCGATGTGACGACGGGGAGCGCCCAGCCCAGGCGGATCAGCCCTGCCCAGAGAGCCGCCAGGAGCGAGAGCGCCCCCAGGGCCATGAACGGCATCCGCCGATGCTGAAACGCCACTACGTCTTCCCGATCTCCACCCGCCACACCTCGGGGCCCTCCTCGAGATACCGCCACGTGAAGGTGCCCGCGCGCTCGGCGGCGAACTGGTAATAGAGCGGCTTCGGGTCGTGATCGTTCACCAGGATGAACGCCTCCCCCGA
This Candidatus Rokuibacteriota bacterium DNA region includes the following protein-coding sequences:
- a CDS encoding DUF2249 domain-containing protein; the encoded protein is MERSVLDVRAMTPRERHPRVFEAFDHLRSGEAFILVNDHDPKPLYYQFAAERAGTFTWRYLEEGPEVWRVEIGKT